In Osmia lignaria lignaria isolate PbOS001 chromosome 5, iyOsmLign1, whole genome shotgun sequence, a single genomic region encodes these proteins:
- the LOC117607836 gene encoding lisH domain-containing protein ARMC9 isoform X3 — protein sequence MDESKAINQMDNKELELLKIHQFLIDNNFENTADALMIEAAIKGHKNLDENLEIQNVTYAANYENMMLSYKTGDWRTFFKLWNLLVPDDAKQTRAYKILMLNLHVYFTMLPKHKTNPSDSMISINQQDFEQDEHVKTEIEKNMNENMEQLCVFLNTEGKELENDIELRPFFALPFIEDPYAEPFLSKIFEQSWIDELRDNVQLFLNEYKPNFSDDGFNKFSSNQEFQSEELKKDIVAEKLTRDNIPIVPNDRNIPIFLEDGETGEQYSLCSDTNYNQKTKSIQTVSINSSAEEIPSSYSGRGHKKLLQCTQELALTQTNLCTVRSNYEKLKLRFHKLHADYHKLMSIARVLTTALENSVKGQSIDFQAMLETCIKIFPDLFNQNIRDSSHCSSEALSDKSRSDMNIVKHSMSYSISVPPKLLDFKKIKLHLINGSIKVKLFLLQALRRKITFGQPGERDETLHEYISKDLLGLHSQIASYKGKSILPHLLTPENFIIPHPLQQSVTRLLNTLASFRCGRDYLSFDSTVVDMVYKCLSNICDNNIDTVTCNMMIAMLQKLSLRKQQRLYMIENGLVEWLIHHLHDQCRIMDSYRLEYATALLMNLSLHHVAQKRASAMASLLISTLITLLLMDHASALPYVNGALNNFLTNYKINEEAKKMKFSSMLEQYSKYKTGEIRKHLDHILKIHKGEITIKTEDEEMADNDNEEFDVVESQLEENDPVKSNYGELCGEALLASCYTILRKVIQRKEMNTEVSSIAQTDYVKTDTINHSLQTSQVKNLCSEHEAVLQEDNFPRRKHMKDKHNIMVIQDFTEKTILYPKSQSRVTKLISSSSKERISKQFTNKNRNRSKSSIENSEEIDSEVEMKLQKPHKRNKDSEDSQLRIIKDHKNSVNELFNESAIYLLENQCSKQNSKVTVTSSVFLAVGSKADSSVMEKLSSIASLNSSSGNETVNHNDTWRRETELDTEEAFLSRPKLPRTPP from the exons ATGGATGAGAGTAAAGCAATAAATCAAATGGATAACAAGGAATTAGAACTTCTTAAAATTCATCag TTTCTTATAGATAACAACTTTGAAAATACTGCTGATGCATTAATGATAGAAGCTGCAATAAAGGGCCATAAAAATCTtgatgaaaatttggaaattcaaaATGTGACCTATGCAGCTAATTATGAGAACATGATGTTAAGTTACAAGACAGGAGATTGGAGAACATTTTTCAAA TTATGGAATTTGTTGGTACCTGATGATGCTAAACAAACAAGAGCTTATAAAATTCTGATGTTGAATCTACATGTATATTTTACAATGTTACCTAAAC ATAAAACTAATCCAAGTGATTCTATGATATCCATAAATCAACAAGATTTTGAGCAAGATGAG CATGTTAAAACTGAAATAGAGAAAAACATGAATGAGAATATGGAGCAATTATGTGTATTTTTAAATACAGAAGGTaaagaattagaaaatgatATTGAACTGCGGCCGTTTTTTGCATTACCCTTTATTGAAGATCCATATGCAGAACCATTTCTATCTAAAATATTTGAACAGAGTTGGATAGATGAATTGAGAGACAATGTACAGCTATTTCTTAATGAATACAAACCA aattttagCGATGATGGTTTCaacaaattttcttcaaatcaagAATTTCAATCAGAAGAATTGAAAAAAGATATAGTCGCAGAAAAATTAACTAGAGACAATATACCGATTGTACCAAATGATAGAAACATTCCAATATTTTTAGAAGATGGAGAAACTGGAGAACAATATAGCTTATGCAGTGATACAAATTACAATCAAAAGACAAA aagtATACAAACTGTATCAATAAACTCATCTGCAGAAGAAATACCTTCATCATATTCTGGCAGAGGCCATAAAAAATTATTGCAGTGTACTCAAGAATTAGCGCTAACACAAACCAATTTATGTACTGTTCGTTCTAATTATGAAAAACTGAAGCTGAGATTTCATAAATTGCATGCTGATTATCATAAATTGATGAGCATTGCAAGAGTATTAACAACTGCTTTAGAAAACTCAGTAAAAGGGCAATCAATTGATTTCCAAGCTATGTTAGaaacttgtataaaaatttttccaGATTTGTTTAATCAAAATATACGAGATAGTTCACAT tGTTCCTCAGAAGCACTGTCAGACAAATCCCGTTCTGATATGAATATTGTTAAACATTCTATGTCATACAGTATATCTGTTCCTCCAAAATTACTGGATTTCAAAAAGATTAAATTACACCTAATTAATGGAAGTATTAAAGTCAAATTGTTCCTCTTGCAAGCATTGAGAAGG AAAATAACTTTTGGTCAACCTGGGGAAAGGGATGAGACACTACACGAGTATATAAGTAAAGATTTACTTGGCCTTCACAGTCAAATTGCTAGTTATAAAGGCAAATCGATTTTGCCACACTTATTAACTCCAGAAAACTTTATTATACCGCATCCTTTGCAGCAGTCAGTCACGAGATTATTAAATACTTTAGCATCATTCAGATGTGGACGAGATTATTTGTCATTTGATTCTACTGTTGTTGATATG GTATATAAATGCCTTAGTAATATCTGTGataataatatagatacagtGACCTGTAACATGATGATTGCAATGCTGCAGAAATTATCATTACGAAAACAGCAAAGACTGTATATGATTGAAAATGGATTAGTAGAATGGTTAATTCATCATTTGCATGACCAGTGTCGCATTATGGATTCTTACCGACTAGAATATGCTACAGCTCTTTTGATGAACTTATCATTACATCATGTAGCTCAAAAAAGAGCATCTGCAATGGCATCCTTACTTATTTCAACGTTAATTACTTTGCTTTTAATGGATCATGCATcg GCATTGCCGTATGTTAATGGGGCATTAAACAACTTTTtgacaaattataaaattaatgaagaagccaaaaaaatgaaattttcatccaTGCTAGAACAGTACAGTAAATATAAAACTGGAGAGATAAG AAAACATTTGGATCACATTTTAAAAATCCATAAAGGTGAAATTACTATTAAAACGGAAGATGAAGAAATGGCAGATAACGATAAT GAGGAGTTTGATGTAGTAGAAAGTCAATTAGAAGAAAATGATCCGGTAAAAAGTAACTATGGAGAATTATGTGGAGAAGCATTACTTGCATCGTGTTATACGATTTTACGGAAAGTAATTCAACGAAAAGAAATGAATACCGAAGTATCATCTATCGCCCAAACAGATTATGTTAAAACAGATACGATTAACCACAGTTTACAAACGAGTCAAGTTAAAAATTTATGTTCTGAACATGAAGCAGTATTACAGGAGGATAATTTTCCAAG AAGAAAACATATGAAAGACAAACATAACATTATGGTCATACAAGATTTCACTGAAAAAACAATCTTATATCCAAAATCACAGTCGCGTGTAACTAAGTTAATTTCTTCCTCGTCTAAG GAGCGCATTTCTAAACAGTTTACGAATAAAAACCGGAATCGTTCTAAATCTTCAATTGAAAATTCCGAGGAAATTGACTCAGAAgttgaaatgaaattacaaaaacCTCATAAACGAAATAAAGATTCAGAAGACTCGCAATTAAGAATAATAAAAGATCATAAAAATTCTGTAAATGAATTGTTTAATGAAAGTGCTATATATTTGCTCGAAAATCAATGTTCGAA GCAAAACAGTAAAGTGACTGTAACATCTTCTGTGTTCCTAGCAGTTGGAAGTAAAGCTGATTCTTCAG TCATGGAGAAGCTGAGCAGTATTGCATCACT GAACAGTAGTAGTGGGAATGAAACTGTAAATCATAATGATACATGGAGACGAGAAACAGAACTTGACACGGAAGAAGCGTTCTTATCTAGGCCAAAACTTCCACGGACCCCACCTTGA
- the LOC117607836 gene encoding lisH domain-containing protein ARMC9 isoform X4, producing the protein MIEAAIKGHKNLDENLEIQNVTYAANYENMMLSYKTGDWRTFFKLWNLLVPDDAKQTRAYKILMLNLHVYFTMLPKRMLLSHCCKEKDKTNPSDSMISINQQDFEQDEHVKTEIEKNMNENMEQLCVFLNTEGKELENDIELRPFFALPFIEDPYAEPFLSKIFEQSWIDELRDNVQLFLNEYKPNFSDDGFNKFSSNQEFQSEELKKDIVAEKLTRDNIPIVPNDRNIPIFLEDGETGEQYSLCSDTNYNQKTKSIQTVSINSSAEEIPSSYSGRGHKKLLQCTQELALTQTNLCTVRSNYEKLKLRFHKLHADYHKLMSIARVLTTALENSVKGQSIDFQAMLETCIKIFPDLFNQNIRDSSHCSSEALSDKSRSDMNIVKHSMSYSISVPPKLLDFKKIKLHLINGSIKVKLFLLQALRRKITFGQPGERDETLHEYISKDLLGLHSQIASYKGKSILPHLLTPENFIIPHPLQQSVTRLLNTLASFRCGRDYLSFDSTVVDMVYKCLSNICDNNIDTVTCNMMIAMLQKLSLRKQQRLYMIENGLVEWLIHHLHDQCRIMDSYRLEYATALLMNLSLHHVAQKRASAMASLLISTLITLLLMDHASALPYVNGALNNFLTNYKINEEAKKMKFSSMLEQYSKYKTGEIRKHLDHILKIHKGEITIKTEDEEMADNDNEEFDVVESQLEENDPVKSNYGELCGEALLASCYTILRKVIQRKEMNTEVSSIAQTDYVKTDTINHSLQTSQVKNLCSEHEAVLQEDNFPRRKHMKDKHNIMVIQDFTEKTILYPKSQSRVTKLISSSSKERISKQFTNKNRNRSKSSIENSEEIDSEVEMKLQKPHKRNKDSEDSQLRIIKDHKNSVNELFNESAIYLLENQCSKQNSKVTVTSSVFLAVGSKADSSVMEKLSSIASLNSSSGNETVNHNDTWRRETELDTEEAFLSRPKLPRTPP; encoded by the exons ATGATAGAAGCTGCAATAAAGGGCCATAAAAATCTtgatgaaaatttggaaattcaaaATGTGACCTATGCAGCTAATTATGAGAACATGATGTTAAGTTACAAGACAGGAGATTGGAGAACATTTTTCAAA TTATGGAATTTGTTGGTACCTGATGATGCTAAACAAACAAGAGCTTATAAAATTCTGATGTTGAATCTACATGTATATTTTACAATGTTACCTAAACGTATGTTACTTTCGCATTGTTGTAAAGAGAAAG ATAAAACTAATCCAAGTGATTCTATGATATCCATAAATCAACAAGATTTTGAGCAAGATGAG CATGTTAAAACTGAAATAGAGAAAAACATGAATGAGAATATGGAGCAATTATGTGTATTTTTAAATACAGAAGGTaaagaattagaaaatgatATTGAACTGCGGCCGTTTTTTGCATTACCCTTTATTGAAGATCCATATGCAGAACCATTTCTATCTAAAATATTTGAACAGAGTTGGATAGATGAATTGAGAGACAATGTACAGCTATTTCTTAATGAATACAAACCA aattttagCGATGATGGTTTCaacaaattttcttcaaatcaagAATTTCAATCAGAAGAATTGAAAAAAGATATAGTCGCAGAAAAATTAACTAGAGACAATATACCGATTGTACCAAATGATAGAAACATTCCAATATTTTTAGAAGATGGAGAAACTGGAGAACAATATAGCTTATGCAGTGATACAAATTACAATCAAAAGACAAA aagtATACAAACTGTATCAATAAACTCATCTGCAGAAGAAATACCTTCATCATATTCTGGCAGAGGCCATAAAAAATTATTGCAGTGTACTCAAGAATTAGCGCTAACACAAACCAATTTATGTACTGTTCGTTCTAATTATGAAAAACTGAAGCTGAGATTTCATAAATTGCATGCTGATTATCATAAATTGATGAGCATTGCAAGAGTATTAACAACTGCTTTAGAAAACTCAGTAAAAGGGCAATCAATTGATTTCCAAGCTATGTTAGaaacttgtataaaaatttttccaGATTTGTTTAATCAAAATATACGAGATAGTTCACAT tGTTCCTCAGAAGCACTGTCAGACAAATCCCGTTCTGATATGAATATTGTTAAACATTCTATGTCATACAGTATATCTGTTCCTCCAAAATTACTGGATTTCAAAAAGATTAAATTACACCTAATTAATGGAAGTATTAAAGTCAAATTGTTCCTCTTGCAAGCATTGAGAAGG AAAATAACTTTTGGTCAACCTGGGGAAAGGGATGAGACACTACACGAGTATATAAGTAAAGATTTACTTGGCCTTCACAGTCAAATTGCTAGTTATAAAGGCAAATCGATTTTGCCACACTTATTAACTCCAGAAAACTTTATTATACCGCATCCTTTGCAGCAGTCAGTCACGAGATTATTAAATACTTTAGCATCATTCAGATGTGGACGAGATTATTTGTCATTTGATTCTACTGTTGTTGATATG GTATATAAATGCCTTAGTAATATCTGTGataataatatagatacagtGACCTGTAACATGATGATTGCAATGCTGCAGAAATTATCATTACGAAAACAGCAAAGACTGTATATGATTGAAAATGGATTAGTAGAATGGTTAATTCATCATTTGCATGACCAGTGTCGCATTATGGATTCTTACCGACTAGAATATGCTACAGCTCTTTTGATGAACTTATCATTACATCATGTAGCTCAAAAAAGAGCATCTGCAATGGCATCCTTACTTATTTCAACGTTAATTACTTTGCTTTTAATGGATCATGCATcg GCATTGCCGTATGTTAATGGGGCATTAAACAACTTTTtgacaaattataaaattaatgaagaagccaaaaaaatgaaattttcatccaTGCTAGAACAGTACAGTAAATATAAAACTGGAGAGATAAG AAAACATTTGGATCACATTTTAAAAATCCATAAAGGTGAAATTACTATTAAAACGGAAGATGAAGAAATGGCAGATAACGATAAT GAGGAGTTTGATGTAGTAGAAAGTCAATTAGAAGAAAATGATCCGGTAAAAAGTAACTATGGAGAATTATGTGGAGAAGCATTACTTGCATCGTGTTATACGATTTTACGGAAAGTAATTCAACGAAAAGAAATGAATACCGAAGTATCATCTATCGCCCAAACAGATTATGTTAAAACAGATACGATTAACCACAGTTTACAAACGAGTCAAGTTAAAAATTTATGTTCTGAACATGAAGCAGTATTACAGGAGGATAATTTTCCAAG AAGAAAACATATGAAAGACAAACATAACATTATGGTCATACAAGATTTCACTGAAAAAACAATCTTATATCCAAAATCACAGTCGCGTGTAACTAAGTTAATTTCTTCCTCGTCTAAG GAGCGCATTTCTAAACAGTTTACGAATAAAAACCGGAATCGTTCTAAATCTTCAATTGAAAATTCCGAGGAAATTGACTCAGAAgttgaaatgaaattacaaaaacCTCATAAACGAAATAAAGATTCAGAAGACTCGCAATTAAGAATAATAAAAGATCATAAAAATTCTGTAAATGAATTGTTTAATGAAAGTGCTATATATTTGCTCGAAAATCAATGTTCGAA GCAAAACAGTAAAGTGACTGTAACATCTTCTGTGTTCCTAGCAGTTGGAAGTAAAGCTGATTCTTCAG TCATGGAGAAGCTGAGCAGTATTGCATCACT GAACAGTAGTAGTGGGAATGAAACTGTAAATCATAATGATACATGGAGACGAGAAACAGAACTTGACACGGAAGAAGCGTTCTTATCTAGGCCAAAACTTCCACGGACCCCACCTTGA